Proteins encoded together in one Amblyomma americanum isolate KBUSLIRL-KWMA chromosome 1, ASM5285725v1, whole genome shotgun sequence window:
- the LOC144098932 gene encoding uncharacterized protein LOC144098932 yields the protein MMAISDKLDQLLPLKETIDGIEDSLQLLSDQYDDLLSRTERNEREVKELRKRVEKVETQNDDVTQLKDDIDDLEWRSRRLNLEFHGIQETDKQNLLDKINALTAQIKLPALSENDVVAVHRLPAKKDKIPGIICRFARQADRDAWWQNRKKLQEADGNIFVLENLTKRTRALLFEAKNWAKVKKYKYVWHSNGRVLVRKADGLNAVLVANVGDLEKLA from the coding sequence ATGATGGCAATTAGTGATAAGCTTGACCAACTGCTGCCTCTTAAAGAAACGATTGACGGTATCGAAGACTcattgcagctgttaagcgaccaGTACGATGATTTGCTTTCACGCACAGAGCGGAACGAGCGCGAGGTGAAAGAACTAAGGAAGAGGGTGGAAAAGGTCGAAACACAGAATGATGATGTCACTCAACTGAAAGATGACATTGATGACCTTGAATGGAGGAGCCGCCGCCTCAACCTAGAATTTCATGGCATCCAAGAAACTGATAAACAAAACCTGTTGGATAAGATAAATGCACTGACTGCCCAAATTAAACTTCCTGCACTCTCAGAGAATGATGTAGTGGCAGTTCACCGTCTGCCAGCAAAAAAAGATAAGATCCCAGGCATAATTTGTCGTTTCGCAAGGCAAGCTGACAGGGACGCGTGGTGGCAAAACAGAAAGAAACTGCAAGAAGCAGACGGAAATATCTTCGTGCTAGAAAACCTAACGAAAAGAACCCGTGCACTGTTGTTCGAGGCTAAGAACTGGGCAAAAGTTAAGAAATACAAATACGTGTGGCATAGCAATGGCCGAGTTCTGGTACGAAAGGCTGATGGACTGAATGCCGTATTGGTAGCGAACGTTGGCGACCTGGAGAAGCTTGCCTAA